A single genomic interval of Mycobacterium sp. DL592 harbors:
- a CDS encoding type I polyketide synthase: MTIHEHDRLSTGDGSRRGEAKQTPTHALVDRLSAGEPYAVAFGGQGAAWLDTLEELVTSAGIESELATLAGEAELLLEPVARELVVVRPIGFEPLRWVRALAAEEPVPSAKQLTSAAVSVPGVLLTQIAAVRALARQGMDLTATPPVAVAGHSQGVLAVEALKAAGAKDVQLLALAQLIGAAGTLVARRRGISVLGDRPPMVSVTNAEPERIYELLEEFAQDVRTVLPPVLSIRNGRRSVVITGTPEQLSRFELYCEQIAEAEAAERKNKVRGGAVFSPVFDPVAVEVGFHTPRLADGIDIVGRWAQAVGLDVDLARAMTEAILVQQVDWVDEVGALHDAGARWILDLGPGDILTRLTAPVIRGLGIGIVPAATRGGQRNLFTVGAVPEVARPWSSYAPSVISLPDGSVKLATKFTRLTGRSPILLAGMTPTTVDAKIVAAAANAGHWAELAGGGQVTEPIFERRVDELTELLEPGRAVQFNALFLDPYLWKLQVGGKRLLQKARQSGAPFDGLVISAGIPELDEAVELIEELNDAGLTHICFKPGTVEQIRSVIRIAAEVPTRPVIVHIEGGRAGGHHSWEDLDDLLLSTYSELRGRSNITVCVGGGIGTPERAAEYLSGKWSETYGYPLMPVDGILVGTAAMACLEATTSPSVKQLLVDTVGTDEWVGAGKALNGMASGRSQLGADIHEIDNAASRCGRLLDEVAGDADAVAERRDEIIAAMAPTAKPYFGDVADMTYAQWLARYVELAIGDGDSTADTKTEDSPWLDGTWRDRFAEMLQRAEARLNVADSGPIPTLFDDTALLENPDAAIAALTEAYPDAETVLLHPADVPFFVQLCKTPGKPVNFVPVIDKDVRRWWRSDSLWQAHDARYTADQVCVIPGTEAVAGITRVDEPVGDLLDRFEKAAVDQVLAAGARPEPVASRLQVRTDAAGPLAIVLDAPDVLWAGRIATNPVHRIAPPSAWLVHDNRPEGRSAATREFTSATNHSTGARLEVTASDRVVLSVPLSGTWIDIAYTLPATVVDGGAPVVRTEDAAAAMRAVLAIAAGVDGPDALPPVVNGSTTVTVEWDPERVADHTGVTATFGSPLAPTLSIVPDALVGRCWPAVFAAIGSAATDTGFPVVEGLLSLVHLDHAAQLLKPLPTDKTQLTVTATASVATDTEVGRVVPVTVNVTDANGLILAVLEERFAIRGRTGAAELTDPVRAGGAVSENATDTPRRRRRDVAIPAPVDMRPFAVVSGDHNPIHTDQAAALLAGLESPIVHGMWLSAAAQHVVTATDGKPVPPAKLIGWTARFLGMVKPGDEIDFRVDRVGIDLGAEVLEVSAKVGTDLVMSATARLAAPKTVYAFPGQGIQHKGMGMEVRAKSKAARKVWDSADKFTRETLGFSVLHVVRDNPTSLIASGVHYQHPEGVLYLTQFTQVAMATVAAAQVAEMREQGAFVEGAIACGHSVGEYTALACVSGVYPLEALLEVVFHRGSKMHDIVPRDEMGRSDYRLAAIRPSQIDLDDALVNDFVAEIAERTGEFLQIVNFNLRGSQYAIAGTVRGLEALEEEVERRREITGGKRSFILVPGIDVPFHSSVLRVGVDDFRRSLERVMPRDADPNLLIGRYIPNLVPRPFTLDRDFVQEIRDLVPAEPLDEVLADYDTWRNEKPRELCRKIVIELLAWQFASPVRWIETQDLLFIEEAAGGLGVERFVEVGVKSAPTVAGLASNTLKLPEYAHSTVEVLNTERDAQVLFATDTDPEPEEDLAAPAEPVAAEPTAAAAPAPAAAPAAPAGAPRPDDIAFDAGDATLALIALSAKMRIDQIEPLDSIESITDGASSRRNQLLVDLGSELNLGAIDGAAEADLSSLKGQVTKLARTYKPFGPVLSDAINDQLRTVLGPSGKRPAAIAERVKKTWELGDGWAKHVTVELALGTREGSSVRGGALGGLHEGALADAGAVDKAIDTAVTAVAGRKGVAVSLPSAGGAAGGVVDSAALGEFAEKVTGRDGVLASAARMVLGQLGLDTPVTVPSAATDAELIDLVTTELGSDWPRLVAPAFDGKKAVLLDDRWASAREDLVKLWLADEGDIDADWAQLSERFEGAGHVVATQASWWQGRALAAGRTIHASLYGRIAAGAESPDKGRYSDEIAVVTGASKGSIAASVVAQLLDGGATVVATTSRLDDDRLDFYKNLYRDHARYRAALWIVPANMASYADIDALVSWVGSEQTESLGPQSIHLKDAQTPTLLFPFAAPRVAGDMSEAGSRSEMEMKVLLWAVERLIGGLSSIGAERDIASRLHVVLPGSPNRGMFGGDGAYGESKSALDAVVNRWNAESSWAQRVSFAHALIGWTKGTGLMGHNDAIVDAVEEAGVTTYTTAEMAAMLLDLCSVDAKVAAANSPLKVDLTGGLGDVQLDMAELAAKAREEMSAEAAEADDEPAAGTIAALPSPPRGLKATTPPQWADIDVDPADLVVIVGGAELGPYGSSRTRFEMEVDNELSAAGVLELAWTTGLIKWEDDPKPGWYDVASGDLVDEAELVDRYHDTVVERCGIREFVDDGAIGADHSPPLLVSVFLDKDFSFVVANEAEARAFEQADPEHTVVRPVPDSGDWQVIRKAGTEIRVPRKAKLSRTVGGQIPTGFDPTVWGIGADMVSSADRVALWNIVATVDAFLSSGFTPTELMRWVHPSLVASTQGTGIGGLTSMQTMFHGNLLGTAKPNDILQEVLPNVVAAHVMQSYVGGYGAMVHPVGACATAAVSVEEGVDKIRLGKAELVVAGGFDDMTSDAITGFGDMSATADTEMMRAKGISDSKISRANDRRRLGFLEAQGGGTLLLARGDLALKMGLPVLAVVGYAQSFGDGVHTSIPAPGLGALGAGRGGKDSVLARSLAKLGVGADDIAVISKHDTSTLANDPNETELHERLADSMGRSAGAPLFIVSQKTLTGHAKGGAAVFQMMGLCQVLREGVIPPNRSLDCVDDELATSGHFVWARETLRLGDKFPLKAGLVTSLGFGHVSGLIALVHPQAFLASLSEQDRDDYLARAQQRVLAGQRRLASAIAGGRPMYEKPADRRFDHDLPEKRQEAAMLLDPASRLGDDDIYVR; the protein is encoded by the coding sequence GTGACGATCCACGAACACGACAGGTTGTCCACGGGTGACGGATCACGACGCGGCGAGGCCAAGCAGACTCCCACCCACGCACTGGTCGACCGGCTCAGCGCCGGCGAGCCCTATGCCGTCGCGTTCGGTGGCCAGGGTGCCGCCTGGCTGGACACCCTCGAAGAGCTGGTGACCTCGGCCGGTATCGAATCCGAGCTGGCCACGCTTGCCGGTGAGGCTGAGCTGCTGCTGGAGCCGGTGGCCAGGGAATTGGTGGTCGTCCGCCCGATCGGCTTCGAGCCGCTGCGCTGGGTGCGCGCGCTGGCCGCCGAGGAGCCCGTGCCGTCGGCCAAGCAGCTGACCTCGGCCGCGGTCTCGGTGCCGGGCGTGCTGCTGACCCAGATCGCCGCTGTGCGCGCACTGGCCCGCCAGGGCATGGACCTGACCGCAACCCCACCGGTCGCGGTGGCCGGCCACTCACAAGGTGTTCTGGCCGTCGAAGCCCTCAAGGCTGCCGGCGCCAAGGACGTCCAGCTGCTGGCGCTGGCCCAGCTGATCGGCGCCGCCGGCACGCTGGTGGCCCGCCGCCGCGGCATTTCGGTCCTCGGCGACCGCCCGCCGATGGTGTCGGTCACCAATGCCGAGCCCGAACGCATCTACGAACTGCTCGAAGAGTTTGCTCAGGATGTCCGCACCGTGCTGCCTCCGGTGCTGTCGATCCGCAACGGCCGGCGCTCGGTCGTCATCACCGGGACGCCCGAACAGCTGTCCCGTTTCGAGCTGTACTGCGAACAGATCGCCGAGGCCGAAGCGGCCGAACGTAAGAACAAGGTGCGCGGCGGGGCGGTCTTCTCACCCGTGTTCGACCCGGTTGCGGTCGAGGTCGGCTTCCACACCCCGCGGCTGGCCGACGGCATCGACATCGTCGGCCGCTGGGCGCAGGCCGTCGGCCTGGACGTCGACCTGGCCCGCGCCATGACCGAGGCGATCCTGGTCCAGCAGGTGGACTGGGTCGACGAGGTCGGCGCCCTGCACGACGCCGGCGCCCGCTGGATTCTCGACCTGGGACCCGGCGACATCCTCACCCGGCTGACCGCCCCGGTGATCCGCGGCCTGGGCATCGGAATCGTGCCCGCCGCCACCCGTGGCGGCCAGCGCAACCTGTTTACCGTCGGCGCCGTGCCCGAGGTGGCCCGGCCGTGGTCGAGCTACGCCCCATCGGTGATCAGCCTGCCCGACGGCTCGGTCAAGCTCGCCACGAAGTTCACCCGCCTCACCGGGCGCTCACCGATCCTGCTCGCCGGAATGACGCCGACGACCGTCGACGCCAAGATCGTCGCCGCGGCCGCCAACGCCGGGCACTGGGCCGAGCTGGCCGGCGGCGGCCAGGTCACCGAACCAATCTTCGAGCGTCGTGTCGACGAGCTCACCGAGCTGCTCGAGCCGGGCCGCGCCGTGCAGTTCAACGCGCTGTTCCTCGACCCCTACCTGTGGAAGCTGCAGGTCGGCGGAAAGCGGCTGCTGCAGAAGGCGCGTCAGTCCGGCGCGCCGTTCGACGGCCTGGTGATCAGCGCCGGCATCCCCGAACTCGACGAGGCCGTGGAGCTGATCGAGGAACTCAACGACGCCGGCCTGACCCACATCTGCTTCAAGCCCGGCACCGTCGAGCAGATCCGCTCGGTCATCCGGATCGCCGCCGAGGTGCCCACCCGGCCCGTCATCGTCCACATCGAGGGCGGCCGCGCCGGTGGCCACCACTCCTGGGAGGACCTCGACGACCTGCTGCTGAGCACCTATTCGGAGCTGCGCGGCCGCTCGAACATCACCGTCTGCGTCGGCGGCGGCATCGGCACCCCGGAGCGGGCTGCCGAATACCTGTCCGGCAAGTGGTCGGAGACCTACGGCTACCCGCTGATGCCGGTCGACGGCATCCTGGTCGGCACCGCGGCGATGGCGTGCCTGGAGGCCACCACGTCGCCGTCGGTCAAGCAGCTGCTGGTCGACACGGTGGGCACCGACGAGTGGGTGGGCGCCGGAAAAGCCTTGAACGGCATGGCATCCGGGCGCAGTCAGCTCGGTGCCGACATCCACGAGATCGACAACGCCGCCTCGCGCTGCGGCCGGCTGCTCGACGAGGTCGCCGGTGACGCCGACGCCGTCGCCGAGCGCCGCGACGAGATCATCGCCGCGATGGCGCCGACGGCCAAACCGTACTTCGGTGACGTCGCCGACATGACCTACGCGCAGTGGCTGGCCCGCTACGTCGAGCTCGCCATCGGTGACGGCGACTCCACCGCCGACACCAAGACCGAGGACTCGCCGTGGCTCGACGGCACCTGGCGCGACCGGTTCGCCGAGATGCTGCAGCGCGCCGAGGCGCGCCTGAACGTCGCCGACAGCGGCCCGATCCCGACGCTGTTCGACGACACGGCACTGCTGGAGAACCCCGACGCGGCCATCGCGGCGCTGACCGAGGCCTACCCGGACGCCGAGACCGTGCTGCTGCACCCGGCCGACGTGCCGTTCTTCGTCCAGCTGTGCAAGACCCCCGGCAAGCCGGTCAACTTCGTTCCGGTGATCGACAAGGACGTGCGCCGCTGGTGGCGCAGTGACTCGCTGTGGCAGGCCCACGACGCCCGCTACACCGCCGATCAGGTGTGCGTCATCCCCGGCACCGAGGCCGTCGCGGGCATCACCCGCGTCGACGAGCCGGTCGGTGACCTGCTCGACCGCTTCGAGAAGGCCGCCGTCGACCAGGTGCTGGCCGCCGGTGCCCGCCCGGAGCCGGTCGCCTCACGCCTGCAGGTCCGCACCGACGCCGCCGGTCCGCTGGCCATCGTGCTCGACGCGCCCGACGTGCTGTGGGCCGGCCGTATCGCGACCAACCCGGTGCATCGGATCGCGCCGCCGTCGGCGTGGCTGGTGCACGATAATCGGCCGGAGGGCAGGAGCGCAGCGACCCGGGAATTCACCAGCGCGACAAACCATTCCACCGGTGCGCGCCTGGAGGTCACCGCGTCCGACCGGGTGGTGCTGAGCGTGCCGCTGTCGGGCACCTGGATCGACATCGCCTACACGCTGCCGGCCACCGTCGTCGACGGCGGAGCCCCGGTGGTGCGCACCGAGGACGCCGCCGCCGCGATGCGTGCCGTGCTGGCCATCGCCGCCGGAGTCGACGGACCCGACGCCCTGCCCCCGGTGGTCAACGGGTCCACCACGGTCACCGTCGAGTGGGATCCCGAGCGCGTCGCCGACCACACCGGTGTCACCGCCACCTTCGGTTCGCCGCTGGCACCGACGCTGTCGATCGTTCCCGACGCACTCGTCGGGCGCTGCTGGCCCGCGGTGTTCGCCGCGATCGGCAGCGCGGCCACCGACACCGGGTTCCCGGTCGTCGAGGGCCTGCTGAGCCTGGTGCACCTCGACCACGCCGCGCAGCTGCTCAAGCCGCTGCCCACGGACAAGACCCAATTGACCGTCACCGCAACGGCTTCGGTGGCCACCGACACCGAGGTCGGCCGCGTCGTGCCGGTCACCGTCAACGTCACCGATGCCAACGGGCTCATCCTGGCCGTCCTCGAGGAGCGCTTCGCGATCCGCGGGCGCACTGGTGCGGCCGAGTTGACCGACCCGGTTCGGGCCGGGGGAGCGGTGTCGGAGAACGCCACCGACACCCCGCGCCGCCGCCGCCGTGACGTCGCCATCCCGGCGCCGGTCGACATGCGTCCGTTCGCTGTCGTCTCCGGCGATCACAACCCGATCCACACCGACCAGGCGGCCGCGCTGCTGGCCGGACTGGAATCGCCGATCGTGCACGGAATGTGGCTGTCGGCCGCGGCCCAGCACGTCGTCACCGCCACCGACGGCAAGCCGGTCCCGCCGGCCAAGCTGATCGGCTGGACCGCCCGCTTCCTGGGCATGGTCAAGCCGGGCGACGAGATCGACTTCCGGGTCGACCGCGTCGGAATCGACTTGGGCGCAGAGGTTTTGGAGGTCTCAGCCAAGGTTGGCACCGATCTGGTGATGAGCGCGACGGCTCGGCTGGCCGCGCCGAAGACGGTCTACGCCTTCCCCGGCCAGGGCATTCAGCACAAGGGCATGGGCATGGAGGTCCGTGCCAAGTCCAAGGCCGCCCGCAAGGTGTGGGACAGCGCCGACAAGTTCACCCGCGAAACGCTGGGCTTCTCGGTGCTGCACGTGGTGCGCGACAACCCGACCAGCCTGATCGCCTCCGGTGTGCACTACCAGCATCCCGAAGGTGTGCTGTACCTGACGCAGTTCACCCAGGTCGCGATGGCCACCGTCGCCGCCGCGCAGGTCGCCGAGATGCGCGAGCAGGGTGCCTTCGTCGAGGGCGCGATCGCCTGCGGTCACTCCGTCGGCGAGTACACCGCCCTGGCGTGCGTGTCGGGCGTCTATCCGCTCGAGGCGCTGCTGGAGGTGGTGTTCCACCGCGGCAGCAAGATGCACGACATCGTCCCGCGTGACGAGATGGGCCGCTCGGACTACCGGCTGGCCGCCATCCGGCCGTCCCAGATCGACCTCGACGATGCACTCGTCAACGACTTCGTCGCCGAAATCGCCGAGCGCACAGGTGAATTCCTGCAGATCGTCAACTTCAACCTGCGCGGCTCGCAGTACGCGATCGCGGGGACGGTGCGAGGTCTGGAGGCACTCGAGGAGGAGGTCGAGCGGCGCCGCGAGATCACCGGCGGCAAGCGCTCGTTCATCCTGGTGCCCGGTATCGACGTGCCGTTCCACTCCAGCGTGCTGCGCGTCGGCGTCGACGACTTCCGTCGCTCGCTGGAGCGGGTCATGCCGCGCGACGCCGACCCCAACCTGCTGATCGGCCGCTACATCCCGAACCTGGTGCCGCGGCCGTTCACCCTGGACCGCGACTTCGTCCAGGAGATCCGCGACCTGGTGCCCGCCGAGCCGCTCGACGAGGTGCTCGCCGACTACGACACCTGGCGCAACGAGAAGCCGCGCGAACTGTGCCGCAAGATCGTCATCGAGTTGCTGGCCTGGCAATTCGCCAGCCCGGTGCGCTGGATCGAAACCCAGGACCTGCTCTTCATCGAGGAGGCCGCGGGCGGTCTGGGCGTGGAGCGGTTCGTCGAGGTCGGCGTGAAGTCGGCACCGACCGTCGCGGGCCTGGCGAGCAACACCCTGAAGTTGCCCGAATACGCCCACAGCACAGTCGAAGTGCTCAACACCGAGCGCGACGCGCAGGTGCTGTTCGCCACCGACACCGATCCGGAACCGGAGGAAGACCTTGCCGCCCCGGCGGAGCCGGTGGCGGCTGAACCCACAGCGGCCGCCGCACCCGCGCCTGCCGCGGCACCGGCCGCGCCCGCTGGCGCTCCGCGCCCCGACGACATCGCCTTCGACGCCGGCGACGCGACCTTGGCGCTGATCGCGTTGAGCGCCAAGATGCGCATCGACCAGATCGAGCCGCTGGACTCCATCGAGTCGATCACCGACGGTGCGTCTTCGCGGCGCAACCAGCTGCTCGTCGACCTGGGCTCCGAGCTCAACCTCGGCGCCATCGACGGTGCCGCCGAGGCGGACCTGTCGTCGCTGAAGGGTCAGGTCACCAAGCTGGCGCGCACCTACAAGCCGTTCGGCCCGGTGCTCTCCGACGCCATCAACGACCAGCTGCGCACCGTGCTCGGCCCGTCCGGCAAGCGGCCGGCGGCCATCGCCGAACGCGTCAAGAAGACCTGGGAGCTCGGCGACGGCTGGGCCAAGCACGTCACCGTCGAACTCGCCCTGGGCACCCGTGAGGGCAGCAGTGTGCGCGGCGGCGCGCTCGGCGGCCTACACGAAGGCGCGCTGGCCGACGCCGGTGCGGTCGACAAGGCCATTGACACCGCGGTCACCGCGGTGGCCGGGCGCAAGGGCGTTGCGGTTTCGCTGCCGTCGGCCGGCGGTGCCGCCGGTGGTGTGGTCGACTCGGCCGCGCTCGGCGAGTTCGCCGAAAAGGTCACCGGCCGAGACGGTGTGCTGGCCTCGGCTGCCCGCATGGTGCTCGGTCAGCTCGGCCTGGACACCCCGGTCACGGTGCCGTCCGCGGCCACCGACGCTGAGCTGATCGACCTGGTGACCACCGAGCTCGGCTCGGATTGGCCCCGGCTCGTCGCCCCGGCGTTCGACGGCAAGAAGGCGGTGCTGCTCGACGACCGCTGGGCCAGCGCGCGTGAGGATCTGGTCAAGCTCTGGCTGGCCGACGAGGGCGATATCGACGCCGACTGGGCGCAGCTCTCCGAGCGGTTCGAGGGTGCCGGCCACGTGGTCGCGACCCAGGCCAGCTGGTGGCAGGGCAGGGCCCTGGCCGCCGGGCGGACCATTCACGCCTCGCTGTACGGGCGTATCGCCGCGGGTGCGGAGAGCCCCGACAAGGGCCGCTACAGCGACGAGATCGCCGTAGTCACAGGCGCTTCCAAGGGATCGATCGCCGCGTCGGTGGTCGCCCAGCTGCTCGACGGTGGAGCCACGGTGGTGGCCACCACGTCCAGGCTCGACGACGACCGGCTGGACTTCTACAAGAATCTCTACCGCGACCACGCCCGCTACAGGGCGGCGCTGTGGATCGTGCCCGCCAACATGGCGTCCTACGCCGACATCGACGCGCTGGTGTCGTGGGTCGGCAGTGAGCAGACCGAAAGCCTTGGGCCGCAGTCGATTCACCTCAAGGACGCCCAGACCCCGACGCTGCTGTTCCCGTTCGCCGCACCGCGGGTGGCCGGGGACATGTCCGAGGCCGGCTCGCGCTCGGAGATGGAGATGAAGGTTCTGCTGTGGGCCGTCGAGCGGCTCATCGGCGGGCTGTCGTCCATCGGCGCCGAGCGCGACATCGCCAGCCGCCTGCACGTCGTGCTGCCCGGTTCCCCCAACCGCGGCATGTTCGGCGGGGACGGCGCCTACGGCGAGTCCAAGTCCGCGCTGGACGCGGTGGTCAACCGGTGGAACGCCGAATCGTCCTGGGCGCAGCGGGTCAGCTTCGCTCATGCGCTGATCGGCTGGACCAAGGGCACCGGCCTGATGGGCCACAACGACGCCATCGTCGACGCGGTCGAGGAAGCCGGGGTGACCACCTACACCACCGCCGAGATGGCCGCGATGCTGCTCGACCTGTGCTCGGTGGACGCCAAGGTCGCGGCGGCCAACTCGCCGCTGAAGGTCGATCTGACCGGTGGTCTCGGCGACGTTCAGCTCGACATGGCCGAGCTGGCCGCCAAGGCGCGCGAGGAGATGAGCGCCGAGGCTGCCGAGGCCGACGACGAACCGGCGGCCGGCACCATCGCGGCCCTGCCGTCGCCGCCGCGCGGCCTGAAGGCGACCACTCCGCCGCAGTGGGCCGACATCGACGTCGACCCGGCCGATCTGGTGGTCATCGTCGGCGGTGCCGAACTCGGCCCGTACGGCTCGTCGCGGACCCGCTTCGAGATGGAGGTCGACAACGAACTATCGGCCGCCGGTGTCCTCGAGCTGGCCTGGACCACCGGGCTGATCAAGTGGGAGGACGACCCCAAGCCGGGTTGGTACGACGTCGCCTCCGGTGACCTGGTCGACGAGGCCGAACTGGTGGATCGCTATCACGACACCGTCGTGGAGCGTTGCGGCATCCGGGAATTCGTCGACGACGGCGCCATCGGAGCCGACCATTCCCCGCCGCTGCTGGTCAGTGTCTTCCTGGACAAGGACTTCAGCTTCGTGGTGGCCAACGAGGCCGAGGCGCGGGCCTTCGAGCAGGCCGACCCCGAGCACACGGTGGTGCGTCCGGTTCCGGATTCCGGCGACTGGCAGGTGATCCGCAAGGCGGGCACCGAGATCCGGGTGCCCCGCAAGGCGAAGCTGTCACGCACCGTGGGCGGTCAGATCCCCACCGGGTTCGACCCGACGGTCTGGGGCATCGGCGCCGACATGGTCAGCTCCGCGGACCGGGTGGCGCTGTGGAACATCGTGGCCACCGTCGATGCGTTCTTGTCGTCGGGCTTCACCCCGACCGAGCTGATGCGCTGGGTGCACCCCAGCCTGGTGGCCAGCACGCAGGGCACCGGTATCGGCGGCCTCACCAGCATGCAGACCATGTTCCACGGCAACCTGCTGGGCACCGCCAAGCCGAACGACATCCTGCAGGAAGTGCTGCCGAATGTTGTTGCAGCCCATGTGATGCAGTCCTATGTAGGCGGCTACGGCGCGATGGTCCACCCGGTGGGCGCGTGCGCCACCGCGGCGGTGTCGGTCGAGGAGGGTGTCGACAAGATCCGGCTCGGCAAGGCCGAACTGGTGGTCGCCGGCGGCTTCGACGACATGACCTCGGACGCCATTACCGGCTTCGGTGACATGTCGGCCACCGCCGACACGGAGATGATGCGCGCCAAGGGCATCAGCGACTCCAAGATCTCCCGCGCCAACGACCGTCGTCGGCTCGGGTTCCTCGAGGCTCAGGGTGGTGGCACCCTGCTGCTGGCCCGCGGTGACCTGGCGCTGAAGATGGGTCTTCCGGTGCTGGCCGTGGTGGGTTACGCGCAGAGCTTCGGCGACGGCGTGCATACCTCCATCCCGGCTCCGGGACTCGGCGCGCTGGGTGCCGGTCGTGGCGGCAAGGACTCGGTGCTGGCCCGCTCGCTGGCCAAGCTCGGCGTCGGGGCCGACGACATCGCGGTGATCTCCAAGCACGACACCTCGACGCTGGCCAACGATCCCAACGAGACCGAGCTGCACGAGCGGCTGGCCGACTCGATGGGCCGCTCCGCCGGTGCGCCGCTGTTCATCGTGTCGCAGAAGACGCTGACCGGCCACGCCAAGGGCGGTGCCGCGGTCTTCCAGATGATGGGCCTGTGCCAGGTGTTGCGGGAGGGCGTCATCCCGCCCAACCGCAGCCTGGACTGCGTCGACGACGAGCTGGCCACCTCCGGGCACTTCGTGTGGGCACGCGAGACCCTGCGTCTGGGCGACAAGTTCCCGCTGAAGGCGGGTCTGGTCACCAGCCTGGGCTTCGGCCACGTGTCGGGTCTGATCGCGCTGGTGCACCCGCAGGCGTTCCTGGCCTCGCTGTCCGAGCAGGATCGGGACGACTACCTCGCCCGGGCCCAGCAGCGTGTGCTGGCCGGGCAGCGGCGGCTGGCCTCGGCCATTGCCGGTGGGCGGCCGATGTACGAGAAGCCCGCGGATCGCCGGTTCGACCATGATCTGCCGGAGAAGCGCCAGGAGGCCGCGATGCTGCTCGACCCGGCCTCGCGCCTCGGCGATGACGATATTTACGTGCGGTAG
- a CDS encoding holo-ACP synthase: MAIVGVGIDVVSIPEFAEQVDQPGTVFAETFTPGERRDAADKSSVAARHLAARWAAKEAVIKAWSGSRFAQRPVLPEGIHRDIEVITDMWGRPKVRLTGAIAEHLAEVTIHVSLTHEGDTAAAVAILETL, encoded by the coding sequence GTGGCGATAGTCGGCGTGGGTATCGATGTGGTGTCCATCCCGGAATTCGCCGAGCAGGTCGACCAGCCGGGCACGGTGTTCGCCGAGACGTTCACCCCCGGTGAGCGCCGCGACGCGGCCGACAAGAGTTCGGTCGCGGCGCGGCACCTCGCGGCCCGGTGGGCCGCCAAGGAGGCGGTCATCAAGGCGTGGTCGGGATCCCGATTCGCGCAGCGCCCGGTGCTGCCGGAGGGTATCCACCGCGACATCGAGGTCATCACCGACATGTGGGGCCGGCCGAAGGTGCGGTTGACCGGCGCGATCGCCGAGCACCTGGCCGAGGTGACCATCCACGTCTCGCTGACCCACGAGGGTGACACCGCCGCGGCGGTGGCCATCCTGGAGACGCTGTAG
- a CDS encoding dipeptidase has product MSDLVERVQAVLPSVRADLEDLVRIQSVWADPARRDEVHRSARAVADLLSAAGFTEVEIVAEGGAPAVIAHHPAPPGAPTVLLYAHHDVQPEGDAAQWHSAPFEPVERDGRLYGRGSADDKAGIATHLAAFRAHGGAPPVGVTVFVEGEEESGSPSLGALLAAHKDKLAADVIVIADSDNWTPDIPALTVSLRGLADCVVEVATLDHGLHSGLWGGVVPDALSVLVRLLASLHDDDGNVAVAGLHEGSAADVDRGPQWVREESGLLDGVTEIGSGTVAQRMWAKPAITVIGIDTTPIAKASNTLIPRAAAKVSMRVAPGGDAADHLDALRRHLEQHAPWGAHVTVTPGDIGQPYVIDATGPVYDAARAAFAQGWGTDVVDMGMGGSIPFIAEFAAAFPDATILVTGVEDPGTQAHSINESLHLGVLERAATTEALLLDKLGELHM; this is encoded by the coding sequence ATGAGCGATCTCGTCGAACGCGTGCAGGCCGTGCTGCCCTCGGTGCGGGCCGACCTCGAGGACCTGGTCCGCATCCAGTCGGTGTGGGCCGACCCGGCACGCCGTGACGAGGTACACCGCAGTGCGCGGGCGGTGGCCGACCTGTTGAGCGCCGCCGGCTTCACCGAGGTCGAGATCGTGGCCGAGGGCGGTGCTCCCGCGGTGATCGCACACCATCCCGCCCCGCCGGGTGCGCCGACCGTGCTGTTGTACGCCCACCACGACGTGCAGCCCGAAGGCGATGCAGCCCAATGGCATTCGGCTCCCTTCGAGCCGGTCGAGCGCGACGGTCGGCTCTATGGCCGCGGCAGCGCGGACGACAAGGCGGGTATCGCCACCCACCTGGCGGCCTTCCGCGCGCACGGCGGTGCCCCGCCGGTCGGCGTCACCGTGTTCGTCGAAGGCGAAGAGGAGTCCGGCTCCCCGTCGCTGGGCGCGCTACTGGCCGCGCACAAGGACAAGCTGGCCGCCGACGTCATCGTGATCGCCGACTCCGACAACTGGACGCCGGACATCCCGGCGCTGACGGTGTCACTGCGCGGCCTGGCCGACTGCGTGGTGGAGGTGGCCACCCTGGATCACGGCCTGCACTCCGGGCTGTGGGGCGGTGTGGTGCCCGATGCGCTGAGCGTGCTGGTGCGCCTGCTGGCCAGCCTGCACGACGACGACGGCAACGTCGCGGTCGCCGGCCTGCACGAGGGCAGCGCCGCCGATGTCGACCGCGGCCCGCAGTGGGTGCGTGAGGAGTCGGGCCTGCTCGACGGCGTCACCGAAATCGGTTCCGGCACAGTCGCACAACGGATGTGGGCCAAGCCGGCGATCACGGTGATCGGCATCGACACCACACCGATCGCCAAGGCGTCCAACACGTTGATCCCACGCGCTGCCGCCAAGGTCAGCATGCGCGTCGCCCCCGGCGGGGACGCGGCCGACCATCTCGACGCGCTGCGCCGTCACCTCGAGCAGCACGCCCCCTGGGGGGCCCACGTCACCGTCACCCCGGGCGACATCGGCCAGCCCTACGTCATCGACGCCACCGGCCCGGTGTACGACGCGGCCCGCGCGGCCTTCGCGCAGGGCTGGGGCACCGACGTCGTCGACATGGGCATGGGCGGGTCGATCCCGTTCATCGCCGAGTTCGCCGCCGCCTTCCCGGATGCGACCATCCTGGTGACCGGCGTGGAGGATCCCGGCACGCAGGCGCACAGCATCAACGAGAGCCTGCACCTGGGCGTTCTCGAGCGGGCAGCCACCACCGAGGCGTTACTTCTGGACAAGCTGGGCGAACTGCACATGTAG